A genomic stretch from Bacillota bacterium includes:
- the porA gene encoding pyruvate ferredoxin oxidoreductase, producing MPFELMSGNQAAAAAVQRAGVDLVAAYPITPQTAIVETLADYSANGLLKGEFVSVESEYSALACCNGAVAAGARVFTATSSHGLAFMHEMTQWCSGARFPIVMVNVNRAIGAPWVLDPDQGDSLSQRDTGWMQIYCSGAQEVFDTVLQAFVLSEELLLPCMVVFDGFYISHTYEVVDIPEEETVRKFIKPPTFEAQVQPGRQKNIHGLTAGENQHLLVRKRHEDMLKALNLLEKINEDYHKIFGRSYKAVYAEIPEGAETAVVAAGATAETVRWNLPKLTGTGLIQLRMFRPFPSDQLCKIFSDHKIKRLIVIDRNCSTGVGGIFAQEIKSAIYKMDKPPVVNDLILAGGIDLTGDMLKKVIEDSHLADKSEDKWGVDIQ from the coding sequence ATGCCATTTGAATTGATGAGCGGAAACCAGGCAGCCGCAGCTGCTGTCCAGCGTGCAGGGGTTGATTTGGTTGCTGCCTATCCGATTACACCCCAGACGGCAATTGTCGAAACACTTGCCGATTATTCAGCCAACGGGCTCCTGAAGGGCGAATTTGTCAGCGTTGAGTCTGAGTACTCCGCCCTGGCGTGCTGTAATGGAGCCGTGGCAGCAGGAGCAAGAGTTTTTACCGCTACTTCTTCACACGGGCTTGCCTTCATGCACGAGATGACCCAGTGGTGCAGTGGGGCAAGGTTCCCGATAGTCATGGTCAATGTGAACAGGGCGATTGGAGCGCCATGGGTGCTCGATCCGGACCAGGGAGACAGCCTGAGCCAACGCGATACGGGATGGATGCAGATATACTGTTCCGGCGCTCAGGAGGTATTTGACACGGTCCTGCAGGCTTTTGTATTGAGCGAAGAACTGCTGCTGCCCTGCATGGTTGTCTTTGATGGCTTCTATATTTCTCATACCTACGAGGTGGTCGATATTCCCGAAGAGGAAACAGTGAGGAAGTTCATTAAACCACCAACTTTCGAAGCTCAGGTGCAGCCGGGCCGGCAGAAAAACATTCACGGTCTGACTGCGGGAGAAAATCAGCACCTGCTGGTCAGGAAACGACATGAGGATATGCTGAAAGCCCTGAACCTTTTAGAGAAAATCAACGAAGATTACCATAAAATATTTGGGAGGAGCTATAAGGCTGTATATGCAGAAATTCCTGAAGGCGCAGAAACTGCTGTAGTTGCAGCCGGGGCTACTGCTGAGACCGTGAGATGGAACCTGCCCAAACTTACTGGAACCGGTTTGATCCAGCTGAGGATGTTCAGGCCTTTTCCTTCAGATCAGCTCTGCAAAATATTTAGCGATCACAAGATCAAACGCTTGATCGTCATCGACAGGAATTGTTCAACAGGAGTAGGGGGCATTTTTGCCCAGGAAATAAAATCAGCGATATATAAAATGGATAAACCTCCCGTGGTAAACGATCTGATCCTGGCCGGAGGGATCGATTTGACCGGCGATATGCTGAAGAAGGTAATCGAAGACAGTCATTTGGCTGATAAGAGTGAAGACAAGTGGGGGGTGGATATACAGTGA